DNA from Bacillota bacterium:
AATCGGTCTAGTTCGCTCTTGGCAACGCGCCACACCCAACCCGCGCGGGCAGCCCGAATCGTGCCCTCATTGATGAGCTTGCGGACAGTTCTATGATCCAGTCGCAAGTAGCGCGCCGCCTCCGCAATAGTCATTACCTCCGGCCATTCCTGCC
Protein-coding regions in this window:
- a CDS encoding helix-turn-helix domain-containing protein, with amino-acid sequence MLEVVVVDERQEWPEVMTIAEAARYLRLDHRTVRKLINEGTIRAARAGWVWRVAKSELDR